Part of the Heliomicrobium gestii genome is shown below.
AACCAAATCAGAAAGAGAATCCAGTTCTTTCCCGAAAGCCGACGACACTTCAAGCTTGCGAGCCACCCGGCCATCCATCCCATCGAGGACAGCGGCGAGAAGAATCATGATAGCGGACATCATGTAGTTTTGATCCATGGTGTAGACGATGGAGAGTATTCCCAACAACAGGTTGGTGAGTGTGAAGGCATTGGGAATGGCCGCCTTATGATTCATCAACTAAACCTCCATGGCTGGAACAGCTTGGCAGATCATACTCGAATGATATCTATTTTATCATTTTTCTTGTCCCCGCAAAAGGTGCAAGGGCTTTTCTCCGAATATTTCGCACCAACCGGCAGTTTGCCCGTTCCAAGCAAAAAAGCGTGCCCCGGTGCTCCCATTCTTCAAAGCTCCACGGCAACTTTCCAGATCATCAGGAAAAACGCGGAGCGATAGGCCGCATCCCTCAGCCAGTTCGCGGGGGGTTGGAACGAC
Proteins encoded:
- a CDS encoding DUF3343 domain-containing protein, whose amino-acid sequence is MEEQCPLSHAYGDPKTLWRQKNFPLITFVSPQEAMGAEDRLKERGLCCLVVPTPRELAEGCGLSLRVFPDDLESCRGALKNGSTGARFFAWNGQTAGWCEIFGEKPLHLLRGQEK